In the genome of Ensifer sp. WSM1721, the window GTCTTCGTCTTTGCCGCGCCCGCACTCATCTGGACGGGCAAGGGCGCGCGCACCGGCCTCGCCATCGCCGTGGCCCTCTTCGCGGCGCATGTCGCCTTCGGCTTCTACCGGCTCGGCCAGCCAGCGCCGCAGCCATCCGCACCGGAAATGACCGTCCGTGTCGTCCAGCCGGTGATCGATCAGGCCAAGAAAATGGACGATCGCGAACGCTCGTCGATCTTCGAAGATCATCTCTCCCTAACCGCCGCTCCAGCGGAGGAGCGTGGCAAGCGGCCGGATATCGTCGTCTGGCCGGAAACGTCGATCCCCTTCATCCTCACCGACAACCCCGACGCACTGGCGCGGATCGCCGAAGTCCTCGAGGAGGGGCAGATTCTCGTCGCCGGCGCGGTCAGGGCCGAGGACGCCGGCGCCGGCCTGCCGCCGCGCTACTACAATTCGATCTACGTCATCGATGACCGGGGACAGATCGTCGGGGCGGCCGACAAGATACATCTGGTGCCGTTCGGCGAATACCTACCGTTCGAGGACCTGCTCTCCTCCTGGGGCCTGAGTTCCGTTGCCGCTTCTATGCCGGGCGGCTTCTCGGCGGCCAAGATCCGTCCGCTGCTGACCTTGCCGGGCGGAAGAACGGTCTATCCGCTGATCTGCTACGAGGCGATCTTCGCCGATGAGGTCGACGGTAACGCCCGCTTGGCCGACGCGCTCTTGAACATCACCAACGATGCCTGGTTCGGCGACACGCCCGGTCCGCGGCAACATTTCCATCAGGCCCAGCTTCGCGCCGTCGAAACCGGGACGCCGATGATTCGCGCCGCCAATACCGGTATATCAGCAATTGTTGATGCACGCGGTGTTTTAGTGGTAGGATTGGGGTACAATTACAAGGGAGTTGTAGACACAATTCTGCCGGGAAAAATGCCTAGCGTCACGGACGCCGCCATGAGAAGCAAAATCTTCTGGTTGACGGCGAGTTTTCTTCTTTTGGTTGCGGCAATCTCTCGCTTAGGTTTTAATATTAGGAAGAATTGACGTAAAACCCCTAAAATTGCATAGTGGTATTTGCCGGCAACTTTCACCTGCCGCGAGCGAGTGACAGGTTGCCATTACGCGAGGAGCAGCAATGCCAGGTTGTCGGCAACCGGAACAGCGAGTTTAGGAAGGCGAATATGATTGAAAACAAGAAGAAGCCGAACCCGATCGACATCCATGTCGGTAGCAGGATTCGCCTTCGTCGGACGATGCTTGGCATGAGCCAGGAGAAGCTCGGCGAGAGTCTGGGGATCACATTCCAGCAGATTCAGAAGTACGAAAAGGGAACGAATCGCGTCGGCGCGAGCCGGTTGCAGAACATTTCGCAGATTCTCAATGTACCGGTGTCGTTCTTCTTCGAAGACGCGCCGGGCGAGGGCGCCGGCACCGGCATGGCCGAGGCGTCGAGCTCCAACTACGTGGTCGATTTCCTGTCGTCGTCGGAAGGGCTGCAACTCAACCGCGCCTTCGTCAAGATCGCCGACCCCAAGGTCCGGCGCAAGCTGGTGGATCTCGTCAAGGCGCTTGCTGCCGAGGCGGAGGCGGAATAAGCGGGAACACTCCCCGTGCCGAAAAAGCGGCCGCCGGCCGCTTTTTTCGTATTTCGGGCAGCGTAGTCGATTTGCGCGCTGCAACCCCAACTGCATGTCTCCTTAAATCGACCTCGCTTTAAGGACAAAGACATGCAGCAATTCAAAGTGCCCAGCGACCTTTGCGCGTCCGATAAGACGCGCAGCGCTGTAGCCTCCCCCCGACGCGAAATTTTTCCACGAAACGAGGCAATTTCGACAAGGTCGGGCGTGGCAGCAATGTCGATATAAAGATATATTTATGTCGTTGTGTGCTTGTTTTTCGACGGCAAAACCACTAACACGTTCGCACCGCTTTTTCATTGAGGGGACTTCCCGCATGCGCGCAAACTACCTGTTCACAAGTGAATCCGTTGCCGAAGGTCATCCGGACAAGGTGTGTGACCGTATCTCCGACGAGATCGTCGATCTGGTTTACCGCGAAGCGGCGAAGTCCGGCGTCGACCCGTGGAGCGTGCGCATCGCCTGTGAAACCTTGGCCACGACCAATCGCGTCGTCATTGCCGGCGAGGTCCGCCTGCCGCCGAGCCTCCTGAAAAAGGACAAGAACGGCAACGACGTCATCAATCCGTCGAAGTTCAAGTCGGCTGCCCGCAAGGCGATCCGCGACATCGGCTACGAACAGGATGGCTTCCACTGGAAGACGGCGAAGATCGACGTGCTGTTGCACTTCCAGTCCGCGCACATCGCGCAGGGCGTCGACAGTGCCGCCGACAAGCAGGGCGAGGAAGGTGCCGGCGACCAGGGCATCATGTTCGGCTATGCCTGCCGCGAGACCGCCGAGCTCATGCCGGCGCCGATTTATTATTCGCACCGCATCCTGAATCTGCTTGCCGCCGCCCGCAAGAAGGGCGAAGGCGAGGTAGCCAAGCTCGGCCCGGATGCCAAGAGCCAGGTGACGGTGCGCTATGTCGACGGCAAGCCGGCCGAGGCCACCTCGATCGTTCTTTCCACGCAGCATCTCGACGACAGCTGGGATTCCGCCAAGGTACGCTCCGTAGTCGAACCCTATATTCGTGAGGCGCTCGCCGACCTGAAGATCGCCGACGACTGCACCTGGTACATCAACCCGACCGGCAAGTTCGTCATCGGCGGACCGGATGGCGATGCCGGCCTCACGGGCCGCAAGATCATCGTCGACACCTATGGCGGTGCCGCGCCGCATGGCGGCGGTGCCTTCTCGGGCAAGGACACGACCAAGGTCGACCGCTCGGCTGCCTATGCCGCCCGTTACCTCGCCAAGAATGTCGTTGCCGCCGGCCTCGCCGATCGCTGCACGATCCAGCTTTCCTACGCCATCGGCGTTGCCCAGCCGCTCTCGATCTATGTCGACCTGCACGGCACCGGCAAAGTCTCGGAAGATCAGGTCGAAAAGGCCATCCGCAAGACGATGGACCTCTCGCCGACCGGGATCCGCCGTCACCTCGACCTCAATCGGCCGATCTACGCCAAGACGGCCGCCTATGGTCACTTCGGCCGCAAGGCCGGCCGCGACGGTTCCTTCTCCTGGGAGAAGCTCGACCTCGTCAAGCCGCTCAAGGAAGCAATCCAGCACGACACCACGGCCGTCAACGGAAGGGCGGCCAGCCGCGCGGCGTAAGCGCCGCTGATGCGGCTTCTTCCGAAGCCGCGCATTGAAGATAGCGCAGCGGCCTGCTATCAGGCGCTGCAAAAAATCAGGGCGGGCGCTCCGGTGAGGGGCGTCCGCCTCGTTCATTGTGATTTCGGTCCGGTCCGACGCGAAATCATTGTGATCCAGGAAGGACGATATGACTGAACCGCGCCGTGCAAGAGCAACGGAGGCTTTCT includes:
- the lnt gene encoding apolipoprotein N-acyltransferase, which encodes MERLAGRIILLSGVSRALVGFAAGLVAVLTQPPFGIFAAAFVSFPILVWLIDGIATNPNDGLLKRLLPAASIGWSFGFGYFLGGLWWLGNALLVEADAFAWALPLTVVGLPALLALFYAVAVVIARCLWSDGMGRIAALALGFGLAEWLRGFLFTGFPWNAIGYAAMPMPLMMQSASVVSLATINMLAVFVFAAPALIWTGKGARTGLAIAVALFAAHVAFGFYRLGQPAPQPSAPEMTVRVVQPVIDQAKKMDDRERSSIFEDHLSLTAAPAEERGKRPDIVVWPETSIPFILTDNPDALARIAEVLEEGQILVAGAVRAEDAGAGLPPRYYNSIYVIDDRGQIVGAADKIHLVPFGEYLPFEDLLSSWGLSSVAASMPGGFSAAKIRPLLTLPGGRTVYPLICYEAIFADEVDGNARLADALLNITNDAWFGDTPGPRQHFHQAQLRAVETGTPMIRAANTGISAIVDARGVLVVGLGYNYKGVVDTILPGKMPSVTDAAMRSKIFWLTASFLLLVAAISRLGFNIRKN
- a CDS encoding helix-turn-helix domain-containing protein, yielding MIENKKKPNPIDIHVGSRIRLRRTMLGMSQEKLGESLGITFQQIQKYEKGTNRVGASRLQNISQILNVPVSFFFEDAPGEGAGTGMAEASSSNYVVDFLSSSEGLQLNRAFVKIADPKVRRKLVDLVKALAAEAEAE
- the metK gene encoding methionine adenosyltransferase, translated to MRANYLFTSESVAEGHPDKVCDRISDEIVDLVYREAAKSGVDPWSVRIACETLATTNRVVIAGEVRLPPSLLKKDKNGNDVINPSKFKSAARKAIRDIGYEQDGFHWKTAKIDVLLHFQSAHIAQGVDSAADKQGEEGAGDQGIMFGYACRETAELMPAPIYYSHRILNLLAAARKKGEGEVAKLGPDAKSQVTVRYVDGKPAEATSIVLSTQHLDDSWDSAKVRSVVEPYIREALADLKIADDCTWYINPTGKFVIGGPDGDAGLTGRKIIVDTYGGAAPHGGGAFSGKDTTKVDRSAAYAARYLAKNVVAAGLADRCTIQLSYAIGVAQPLSIYVDLHGTGKVSEDQVEKAIRKTMDLSPTGIRRHLDLNRPIYAKTAAYGHFGRKAGRDGSFSWEKLDLVKPLKEAIQHDTTAVNGRAASRAA